In Rhizobium jaguaris, a single window of DNA contains:
- a CDS encoding branched-chain amino acid ABC transporter substrate-binding protein, with the protein MSLKTLTAATFVASLAFAPLAHADIVIGLIAPLTGPVAAYGDQVKNGAQTAVDEINKSGGILGQKVVLKLGDDAGDPKQGVSVANDFVGQSVRFVVGPVTSGVAIPVSDALAENGILMVTPTATAPDLTKRGLTNILRTCGRDDQQADVAAKHVLTNFKDKKIAILNDKAAYGKGLADAFKATLNAGGVTEVINDSLTPGEKDYSALTSKLKAAGVDVVYFGGYHPEGGLLARQLHDISVKAQIIGGDGLSNTEFWAIANEAAQGTIFTNASDALKNPDSQAAAAALKARNIPPEAFTLNAFAAVQVLKAGIEKVGSADDAQAVATALKSGEPIQTAIGKVTYGETGDLTSQSFSLYKWDAGKIVPVE; encoded by the coding sequence ATGAGTCTGAAGACATTGACGGCTGCGACCTTCGTCGCCTCGCTGGCCTTCGCGCCACTCGCGCATGCGGATATCGTGATCGGCCTGATTGCACCGCTAACCGGCCCCGTCGCCGCTTACGGCGACCAGGTGAAGAATGGCGCACAGACCGCCGTTGACGAGATCAACAAGAGCGGCGGTATTCTCGGTCAGAAAGTCGTGCTGAAGCTTGGAGACGATGCCGGTGATCCGAAGCAAGGCGTCTCCGTCGCCAACGATTTCGTCGGTCAGAGCGTTCGTTTCGTCGTAGGCCCGGTAACCTCGGGTGTCGCCATTCCGGTTTCGGATGCGCTTGCCGAAAACGGCATCCTGATGGTGACGCCGACCGCGACTGCGCCGGATCTCACCAAGCGCGGCCTGACCAATATCCTGCGCACCTGCGGCCGTGACGACCAGCAGGCCGATGTTGCAGCGAAACATGTGCTGACGAACTTCAAGGACAAGAAGATCGCGATCCTCAACGACAAGGCGGCCTACGGCAAAGGTCTGGCCGACGCTTTCAAGGCCACGCTGAATGCTGGCGGCGTGACCGAAGTGATCAACGACTCCCTGACCCCCGGCGAAAAGGACTACAGCGCTCTGACGTCGAAGCTTAAGGCAGCCGGCGTCGATGTCGTCTATTTCGGCGGCTATCATCCGGAGGGCGGTCTTCTCGCCCGTCAGTTGCACGACATCTCTGTCAAGGCGCAGATTATCGGCGGTGATGGCCTGTCGAACACTGAATTTTGGGCAATCGCCAATGAAGCCGCCCAAGGCACGATCTTCACCAATGCCTCTGACGCGCTGAAGAACCCGGATTCCCAGGCCGCCGCCGCGGCGCTGAAGGCGCGCAACATCCCGCCGGAAGCCTTTACGCTGAATGCCTTTGCTGCAGTACAGGTGCTGAAGGCCGGCATTGAAAAGGTTGGCAGCGCCGACGACGCGCAAGCCGTCGCAACCGCGCTGAAGAGTGGCGAACCGATCCAGACTGCCATCGGCAAGGTCACCTATGGCGAAACTGGCGACCTCACCTCGCAGAGCTTCTCGCTCTACAAGTGGGATGCCGGCAAGATCGTCCCGGTCGAATAA
- a CDS encoding sugar phosphate isomerase/epimerase family protein, giving the protein MAVSGLSINLATVRQQYDMRQAVEACLKQDIVAIAPWRDQVHAIGLSEAARIVANNRLKVTGLCRGGMFPAADAEGLKAAIDDNRRAIDEAAALNADCLVLVVGGLPKGSKDIAHAREMVADGIAAILPHARGAGIPLAIEPLHPMYAADRACVNTLEQALDICDLLGEGVGVAVDVYHVWWDPKLYQQIARAGANGQILAHHICDWLVPTKDLLLDRGMMGDGVIDLKRIRAAVEKAGFSGPQEVEIFSEANWWKRPGEEVLSTCVERFRTVC; this is encoded by the coding sequence ATGGCTGTATCGGGCCTTTCCATCAATCTTGCGACCGTGCGCCAGCAATATGACATGCGCCAGGCGGTCGAGGCCTGCCTGAAGCAGGATATCGTTGCGATTGCGCCATGGCGCGATCAGGTGCATGCGATCGGGTTGTCGGAAGCAGCAAGAATCGTGGCGAATAACAGGCTGAAGGTCACCGGGCTTTGCCGTGGGGGCATGTTCCCGGCTGCCGATGCCGAGGGCCTGAAGGCGGCGATAGATGACAACAGGCGGGCGATCGACGAAGCCGCGGCGCTGAATGCCGATTGCCTCGTGCTTGTCGTCGGCGGTCTGCCGAAGGGTTCGAAGGATATCGCTCACGCTCGCGAAATGGTGGCTGATGGCATTGCGGCGATCCTGCCGCATGCTCGCGGCGCCGGCATTCCGCTCGCGATCGAGCCGCTGCATCCGATGTATGCCGCCGACCGTGCCTGTGTGAACACGCTGGAACAGGCGCTCGATATTTGCGACCTGCTGGGCGAGGGTGTTGGCGTCGCCGTCGACGTCTACCACGTCTGGTGGGATCCGAAGCTTTATCAGCAGATCGCAAGGGCTGGCGCCAACGGCCAAATCCTGGCGCACCATATCTGCGACTGGCTGGTACCGACGAAGGATCTGCTGCTGGATCGCGGCATGATGGGCGATGGCGTCATCGACCTGAAGCGCATTCGCGCCGCTGTCGAGAAGGCCGGCTTTTCCGGTCCGCAGGAAGTGGAAATCTTCTCCGAGGCGAATTGGTGGAAGAGGCCGGGTGAGGAGGTATTGTCCACCTGTGTCGAACGCTTCCGCACCGTCTGTTGA
- a CDS encoding dihydrodipicolinate synthase family protein, with protein sequence MTKTLRLPMAGGKLAEFTVANTPLSPPERPAGGHRFNRVAYAAAHVVVDPLADNDPWLDRNIDWERTIAFREYLWDLGLGVAEAMDTAQRGMGLDWAGAKELITHAQSAARNRSDSLIAYGAGTDHLAPGPDVTIDDVIRAYEEQVAFVEGQGGRIILMASRALAAAAKSPDDYIRVYNRILGQVRQPVIIHWLGSMFDPALAGYWGSPDDMLAMDTAVAIINDNAAKVDGVKISLLSAEKEIVMRRRLDPAVKMYTGDDFNYAELIAGDSQGYSHALLGIFDAIAPAASAALSKLAENDLEAFHQMLAPTVPLSRHIFKAPTRFYKTGVVFLAYLNGFQDHFQMLGGQQSTRSIVHLSELFRLADTARILSDPDLAVQRMKTILATVGVA encoded by the coding sequence ATGACGAAGACCCTTCGTTTGCCCATGGCCGGCGGCAAGCTTGCCGAATTTACCGTCGCCAACACGCCGCTTAGTCCTCCGGAACGCCCGGCGGGTGGGCATCGTTTCAACCGCGTCGCTTATGCGGCCGCTCACGTCGTCGTCGATCCCCTGGCCGACAACGATCCCTGGCTCGACCGCAACATCGATTGGGAGCGCACGATTGCTTTCCGCGAATATCTCTGGGATCTCGGCTTGGGCGTCGCGGAAGCCATGGACACGGCGCAGCGCGGCATGGGCCTCGACTGGGCTGGCGCCAAGGAGCTGATCACCCATGCGCAATCGGCCGCCCGCAATCGTTCGGACTCGCTGATCGCCTATGGCGCCGGCACCGATCATCTAGCACCGGGACCGGATGTCACCATCGATGATGTCATCCGCGCCTATGAGGAGCAGGTCGCCTTTGTCGAAGGCCAGGGCGGGCGCATCATCCTGATGGCGAGCCGCGCACTTGCGGCCGCCGCCAAAAGCCCGGATGACTACATCCGCGTCTACAACCGCATCCTCGGGCAGGTCCGGCAGCCGGTGATCATCCACTGGCTCGGCTCCATGTTCGATCCGGCGCTGGCGGGCTATTGGGGTTCGCCGGACGACATGCTTGCCATGGACACGGCGGTTGCGATCATCAACGACAACGCTGCGAAGGTCGATGGCGTCAAGATCTCGCTATTGTCGGCGGAAAAAGAGATCGTCATGCGCCGCCGCCTCGATCCCGCGGTCAAGATGTATACCGGCGACGATTTCAACTATGCCGAACTGATCGCCGGGGATAGCCAGGGCTATTCGCATGCGCTGCTCGGCATATTCGACGCGATCGCGCCGGCTGCGAGCGCGGCGCTCTCGAAGCTTGCCGAGAACGATCTCGAAGCCTTCCATCAGATGCTGGCGCCGACCGTCCCTCTGTCGCGCCACATCTTCAAGGCGCCGACGCGCTTCTACAAGACCGGCGTGGTTTTCCTCGCCTATCTCAATGGCTTCCAGGATCACTTCCAGATGCTGGGCGGCCAGCAAAGCACGCGATCCATCGTGCATCTGTCGGAGCTGTTCCGTCTGGCCGATACGGCGCGTATCCTGAGCGATCCCGATCTCGCCGTGCAGCGGATGAAGACGATCCTAGCAACCGTCGGCGTTGCCTAA
- a CDS encoding Gfo/Idh/MocA family protein, translated as MVTKQIGIIMHGITGRMGYNQHLVRSILAIREQGGVLLANGDRLMPDPILVGRNAEKIGEIARRHGLAKTTTDLNSALTDPHNTIFFDAGSTQMRISLLERAIAAGKHVYCEKPISETLAEALRVAALAERHGVKNGVVQDKLYLPGLRKIAMLRDSGFFGKILSVRGEFGYWVFEGDWGVKAQRPSWNYRKAEGGGMILDMLPHWRYVLDNLFGEVKAVSCYGATHIPSRVDENGKTYVADADDAAYATFELDGGVVAQINSSWAVRVRRDDLVTFQVDGTHGSAVCGLMRCWTQHRVNTPKSVWNPDQPQPINFFETWDEVPDTQAFDNGFKAQWEDFLRHVVDDTPWKFTLREGAKGVQLAELAQRSWAERRWLDVPSLSAL; from the coding sequence ATGGTGACGAAACAGATCGGCATCATCATGCACGGCATCACCGGCCGCATGGGTTACAATCAGCATCTCGTGCGTTCGATCCTGGCGATCCGCGAGCAGGGCGGCGTGCTGCTTGCTAATGGCGACAGGTTGATGCCGGACCCGATCCTGGTCGGCCGCAATGCCGAAAAGATCGGGGAAATCGCCCGCAGGCACGGCCTTGCCAAAACGACCACCGATCTCAACAGCGCTCTTACCGATCCTCACAACACGATTTTCTTCGACGCCGGTTCGACGCAGATGCGCATCTCGCTGCTGGAGCGAGCCATCGCAGCCGGCAAGCATGTCTATTGCGAGAAGCCTATTTCCGAGACGTTGGCCGAAGCGCTAAGGGTCGCCGCATTGGCGGAGCGTCATGGCGTCAAGAACGGCGTCGTGCAGGACAAGCTCTATCTGCCAGGCCTGCGGAAGATCGCTATGCTGCGCGACAGCGGTTTCTTCGGTAAGATTCTCTCCGTACGCGGCGAGTTCGGCTACTGGGTTTTCGAAGGCGATTGGGGCGTGAAGGCGCAGCGTCCGTCCTGGAACTATCGCAAGGCCGAGGGCGGGGGGATGATCCTAGATATGCTGCCGCATTGGCGCTATGTGCTCGACAATCTCTTCGGCGAGGTCAAAGCCGTAAGCTGCTATGGTGCGACGCACATTCCAAGCCGCGTCGATGAAAACGGCAAGACCTACGTCGCCGACGCTGACGATGCGGCATATGCCACGTTCGAGCTCGATGGCGGCGTGGTCGCGCAGATCAATTCCTCCTGGGCAGTGCGCGTGCGTCGTGACGATCTCGTGACGTTCCAGGTCGACGGCACGCATGGTTCGGCAGTCTGTGGGCTGATGCGCTGCTGGACGCAGCACCGCGTCAACACGCCGAAGTCGGTCTGGAATCCGGATCAGCCGCAGCCAATCAATTTCTTCGAGACTTGGGACGAAGTGCCCGACACGCAGGCCTTCGACAATGGTTTCAAGGCGCAGTGGGAGGATTTCCTGCGCCACGTTGTCGACGATACGCCGTGGAAATTCACCTTGCGCGAGGGCGCCAAGGGCGTTCAACTCGCCGAACTCGCTCAAAGGAGCTGGGCGGAGCGCCGCTGGCTCGACGTTCCCTCGCTTTCCGCTCTCTAG
- a CDS encoding TetR/AcrR family transcriptional regulator, translating into MSEAKTAKGRSKSPEAEIVVESTDQAVSRSPAERPRLRDAERTSKAILAAATKEFAERGYGGARVDAIAERANINKRMLYHYFGGKDALYVAVLEGSYVAIRSAEARLDLSHRSPAEGMRELVVFTWKYFLDHPEFLGILSTENLHKARFLKRSARIFELHSPLVAEISGLLDRGAAAGDFRPGCDPVKIYMSIAALGSFFLTNRWTLSTIFRRNLSDKSEIDAWGEHIVEVVFAYLRP; encoded by the coding sequence ATGTCCGAAGCCAAAACCGCAAAAGGCCGATCGAAGAGCCCGGAGGCTGAAATTGTGGTCGAGTCCACCGATCAGGCGGTATCGCGTTCGCCAGCCGAGCGGCCACGTCTCAGGGATGCGGAGCGTACGAGCAAGGCGATCCTGGCCGCGGCGACCAAGGAATTTGCCGAGCGCGGTTATGGCGGCGCCCGTGTCGACGCCATCGCCGAGCGTGCCAATATCAACAAGCGCATGCTCTACCACTATTTCGGTGGCAAGGATGCGCTTTATGTCGCTGTCCTCGAAGGCAGCTACGTTGCCATCCGTTCGGCGGAGGCAAGGCTCGATCTCTCGCATCGCAGCCCTGCCGAAGGCATGCGGGAGCTTGTTGTTTTCACATGGAAATATTTTCTGGATCATCCCGAGTTTCTTGGTATTCTTAGCACGGAGAACCTGCATAAGGCTCGCTTTCTGAAGCGATCGGCGCGGATTTTCGAGCTGCATTCGCCTCTGGTTGCAGAGATTTCCGGTCTGCTCGATCGTGGCGCGGCGGCCGGCGACTTTCGACCGGGCTGCGATCCCGTTAAGATCTACATGAGCATCGCGGCGCTCGGTTCCTTCTTCCTGACGAACCGCTGGACGCTGTCGACGATCTTCCGGCGGAACCTTTCCGACAAGTCGGAGATCGATGCCTGGGGCGAGCACATCGTCGAGGTCGTCTTCGCCTATCTGCGTCCCTAA
- a CDS encoding VOC family protein: MSNSQVQSTTASESSTTPAVALKLEVAVLPVADVDRAKRFYESLGWRLDADFVRSDGSRAVQFTPPGSPCSIHLGSTSSLYLVVSDIEATHAELVRRGVEISEIFHRGEGPGRVSGPHPERRSYASLASFSDPDGNNWLLQEVTARLPGRVDANVTSFTSPTELAAALRRAAVAHGEHEKRTGGQRDENWPDWYAEYMVQEEAGEELPL; the protein is encoded by the coding sequence ATGAGCAACAGTCAGGTACAAAGCACAACGGCGAGCGAGAGTTCGACAACGCCAGCGGTCGCGTTGAAGCTTGAGGTTGCCGTCCTCCCCGTCGCTGACGTCGACCGCGCCAAGCGCTTTTATGAAAGCCTTGGCTGGCGGCTCGACGCGGACTTTGTTCGAAGCGACGGATCCCGCGCCGTCCAGTTCACGCCTCCCGGCTCGCCGTGCTCGATCCATTTGGGGTCGACGTCGAGCCTCTATCTTGTCGTATCCGATATCGAAGCGACCCATGCGGAGCTTGTCAGGCGCGGCGTCGAGATCAGCGAGATATTCCACCGCGGCGAAGGGCCCGGCCGTGTGAGCGGACCGCATCCCGAGCGCCGCAGTTATGCTTCGCTCGCCTCATTCAGCGATCCGGACGGCAACAACTGGCTGCTTCAGGAGGTTACCGCGCGGTTGCCCGGCCGTGTGGACGCGAATGTTACGTCATTCACCTCGCCGACCGAGCTTGCGGCCGCGCTCCGTCGGGCGGCGGTCGCGCATGGCGAGCATGAGAAGCGAACCGGCGGCCAACGCGATGAGAATTGGCCGGACTGGTACGCCGAGTACATGGTCCAGGAAGAAGCCGGCGAAGAATTGCCTTTGTAA
- a CDS encoding TIGR03862 family flavoprotein, whose protein sequence is MTGKQIAIIGGGPAGLMAAEVLSLSGHRVTVYDSMPTVARKFLLAGKSGLNITHAEDYARFANRFGAASERLCPALDAFTPDDLRTWAAGLGTETFTGSSGRVFPKVMKASPLLRAWLGRLETQGVRVRTRHRWTGFAEGGFVFETPEGPTIVHCDAALLALGGASYPRLGSDAAWITWLRDKGVEITEFQPANCGFDVAWSTIFAERFAGMPLKAVTATSDAGTFPGEFVISRHGIEGSLVYAHAASLRDRLASDGKAALIVDLAPGRTAERLSRDLARQDVKASLPNRLRKGAGIEGVKMALLREFVSPAVLADPEWLSQLIKALPIPLLRPRPIAEAISSAGGVRWSGVNDGYMLKALPGVFVAGEMIDWEAPTGGYLLSACFATGRAASRGIEAWLRR, encoded by the coding sequence ATGACAGGAAAGCAGATCGCGATCATCGGTGGCGGCCCTGCGGGCTTGATGGCGGCCGAAGTGCTGTCTCTCTCCGGCCATCGGGTCACCGTCTACGACAGCATGCCGACGGTCGCGCGCAAATTCCTGCTGGCCGGAAAATCCGGCCTCAACATTACCCATGCCGAGGATTACGCCCGTTTCGCCAATCGCTTCGGTGCGGCCTCCGAACGCCTCTGCCCCGCCCTCGATGCGTTTACGCCTGACGATCTCAGGACCTGGGCGGCGGGGCTTGGTACGGAGACATTCACAGGTTCCTCGGGCCGAGTTTTTCCAAAGGTCATGAAGGCCTCACCGCTGCTGCGCGCTTGGCTCGGCAGGCTGGAGACGCAGGGCGTAAGGGTGCGGACACGGCATCGCTGGACCGGTTTTGCCGAAGGTGGCTTCGTCTTCGAGACGCCGGAGGGACCAACGATCGTTCATTGCGACGCAGCTCTGCTGGCGCTCGGCGGCGCGAGCTATCCGCGGCTCGGTTCAGACGCCGCCTGGATCACCTGGCTTCGGGATAAAGGCGTGGAGATCACCGAATTCCAGCCCGCCAATTGTGGCTTCGATGTCGCCTGGAGCACGATCTTCGCAGAGCGCTTCGCCGGCATGCCGCTAAAGGCGGTGACGGCGACATCTGATGCCGGCACCTTTCCTGGCGAATTCGTTATTTCCCGGCACGGCATCGAAGGCAGCCTTGTCTATGCTCACGCCGCCAGCCTGCGCGACCGGCTTGCAAGCGATGGCAAAGCTGCGCTCATAGTCGACCTCGCACCCGGCAGGACAGCGGAACGGCTGTCGCGCGATCTAGCGCGGCAGGACGTCAAAGCCAGCCTTCCCAATCGCCTCCGCAAAGGCGCCGGAATCGAAGGCGTCAAAATGGCGCTGCTGCGAGAATTTGTTTCTCCCGCCGTTCTGGCGGACCCGGAGTGGCTGTCGCAGCTGATCAAGGCCCTGCCGATCCCGCTGCTGAGGCCGCGGCCCATCGCCGAGGCTATCTCATCGGCGGGCGGCGTCCGCTGGAGCGGTGTCAACGATGGATACATGCTGAAAGCCCTCCCCGGCGTGTTCGTCGCCGGAGAAATGATCGATTGGGAAGCCCCGACCGGCGGCTATCTTCTCTCCGCCTGTTTCGCCACCGGACGCGCCGCCTCAAGAGGCATAGAGGCCTGGCTGCGGCGATGA
- a CDS encoding NAD-dependent epimerase/dehydratase family protein, translated as MTRAVVIGATGHVGTYLVPRLVDAGHEVVAVSRGWAKPYSPNRAWDAVEQLTMDREAMEKDGSFGPAILALKADIVIDMICFTLESAKHLAEALSGHVSHFLHTGTIWTHGFATVVPTLEETPKRPFGEYGTQKAAIETYLLGEARTKGFPATLIHPGHIVGPGWAPLNPAGHFNLAAFSTLARGETLVLPNFGLETVHHVHADDVAQMFMGAIANWRASTGESFHAVSSGALTLRGYAEAMSRWFGHEPKLEFLPYDKWAESQSPEDAKATWEHIARSPNCSIAKAERLLGYQPRYASLQAVQESVAWLMANGQLR; from the coding sequence ATGACACGTGCAGTGGTCATAGGAGCAACCGGCCATGTGGGCACTTATCTCGTGCCGCGGCTGGTGGACGCCGGGCATGAGGTGGTGGCGGTGAGCCGCGGTTGGGCAAAGCCCTATTCGCCGAACCGCGCATGGGATGCCGTCGAACAGTTGACGATGGATCGCGAGGCTATGGAAAAGGACGGCAGTTTCGGGCCGGCGATCCTGGCGCTGAAGGCCGATATCGTCATCGATATGATCTGCTTCACCCTGGAGAGCGCAAAGCATCTGGCCGAAGCTCTCTCAGGCCATGTCAGCCATTTCCTACATACGGGCACCATCTGGACGCACGGTTTTGCTACCGTCGTACCGACGCTCGAGGAAACGCCGAAGCGACCGTTCGGTGAATACGGTACGCAGAAGGCGGCCATAGAGACCTATTTGTTGGGCGAAGCGCGCACCAAGGGTTTTCCGGCAACGCTGATCCATCCTGGTCATATAGTCGGTCCCGGCTGGGCACCGCTCAATCCGGCCGGCCATTTCAACCTCGCGGCGTTTTCGACGCTGGCGCGGGGTGAAACGCTTGTGCTGCCGAATTTCGGTCTGGAAACGGTCCATCATGTCCATGCCGACGATGTCGCGCAGATGTTCATGGGCGCGATTGCCAATTGGCGCGCCTCGACCGGCGAGAGTTTCCATGCGGTATCAAGCGGCGCGCTGACGCTCAGAGGTTATGCCGAAGCCATGTCGCGCTGGTTCGGCCATGAACCGAAACTGGAATTTCTTCCCTACGACAAATGGGCCGAAAGCCAGTCGCCGGAGGATGCCAAGGCGACGTGGGAGCATATCGCCCGCAGCCCGAATTGCTCGATCGCAAAGGCCGAGCGGCTTCTCGGCTACCAGCCGCGCTACGCTTCGCTGCAGGCGGTGCAGGAGTCCGTGGCGTGGCTCATGGCGAACGGGCAGCTTAGGTGA
- a CDS encoding GntR family transcriptional regulator: protein MQDKEPLTKTEAAYWLLRRDILNTKLRPGASLKLSALRDAYGVGWTPLREALSRLEAEKLVTAISNRGFAVAPVSRTELEDLMRARMVVELPLLLESIEKGGQAWESTVVTAHYRLSRCKIVPDAASEEMADEWDEKHTAFHAALLSAATSNWLLRFQGTISDQLRRHHRFLGLAPTQRAAAGLTIGYETAVAALRDAMAIEHHTELMEAALDRDIERARALMTEHIGYTLQVYVRSEDEDGEREPLKLRSGA, encoded by the coding sequence ATGCAAGACAAGGAACCTTTGACGAAGACGGAAGCGGCCTATTGGCTGCTGCGGCGAGATATTCTCAATACGAAGCTTAGACCCGGCGCATCATTGAAACTGAGCGCCTTGCGAGACGCCTATGGCGTCGGTTGGACACCGCTGCGCGAAGCCTTGTCGCGGCTGGAAGCCGAAAAGCTGGTGACGGCCATCAGCAATCGCGGTTTTGCCGTCGCCCCAGTTTCCCGTACGGAGCTGGAAGATCTGATGCGGGCGCGAATGGTTGTCGAACTGCCGCTGCTGCTGGAATCGATCGAAAAAGGCGGACAGGCCTGGGAATCCACTGTGGTCACAGCGCATTATCGCCTCTCGCGCTGCAAGATCGTACCCGATGCCGCTTCCGAGGAAATGGCTGACGAGTGGGATGAAAAGCATACGGCCTTTCATGCCGCTCTCTTGAGCGCTGCAACCTCGAACTGGCTCCTGCGCTTTCAGGGTACGATTTCCGACCAGCTCCGCCGTCATCACCGCTTTCTCGGCCTCGCGCCGACGCAGCGCGCCGCCGCGGGCCTGACGATCGGCTACGAGACGGCGGTTGCTGCCTTGCGCGACGCGATGGCGATCGAGCATCACACGGAGCTGATGGAGGCCGCCCTCGACCGCGATATCGAGCGCGCCAGGGCACTAATGACCGAGCATATTGGCTACACGCTTCAGGTCTATGTCAGGTCTGAGGATGAGGACGGCGAGCGCGAGCCATTAAAGCTGCGCAGCGGCGCTTAG
- a CDS encoding ABC transporter substrate-binding protein — MKKSTSMWLSGLVLAGAFMASVVTAAAEPIKIAIANFGEHPQLNASIAGFKKALADNGFVEGKDVVYTESNTSFDASLVPQMIAKLQSDHPKLMYTITTPVSQIAKKALAGSGIPIVFSAVTDPVAAKLVPSWDAGDVGITGASDLQDIAAILTFTKKLLPNAKRIGVPYNPGEANDAALIEKVKAAAPAAGFELVAVGVDNVNDIQQRIASLAGKADVIYTPASNLLQPAITAVAAAARQAQIPIVNSDDAAVRSGVVPASFAVNYEQVGENAGRIAAKILKGGDPKTIAPSRPAYEDHAPLINKTVLKAFGAEVPASLADCNCFTK; from the coding sequence ATGAAGAAATCCACATCCATGTGGTTGTCGGGACTGGTTCTCGCTGGCGCATTCATGGCGAGCGTCGTCACGGCAGCCGCCGAGCCGATTAAGATCGCTATTGCCAATTTTGGCGAACATCCGCAGCTCAACGCCTCGATTGCCGGTTTCAAGAAGGCGCTGGCCGACAACGGTTTCGTCGAAGGCAAGGACGTGGTCTACACCGAGAGCAACACCAGCTTCGACGCCTCGCTGGTGCCGCAGATGATCGCCAAGCTGCAGTCGGACCATCCGAAACTGATGTACACCATCACGACGCCGGTCTCGCAGATCGCCAAGAAGGCGCTCGCCGGCTCCGGCATTCCGATCGTGTTCTCGGCCGTGACCGATCCGGTCGCCGCAAAGCTGGTTCCCTCCTGGGATGCCGGCGATGTGGGCATTACCGGCGCGAGCGACCTGCAGGACATCGCCGCCATCCTGACCTTCACCAAGAAGCTGCTTCCGAATGCCAAGCGCATCGGCGTGCCTTACAATCCGGGCGAGGCCAACGACGCCGCCCTGATCGAAAAGGTTAAGGCCGCCGCTCCGGCCGCTGGCTTCGAACTGGTCGCTGTCGGTGTCGACAATGTCAACGACATCCAGCAGCGCATCGCATCGCTCGCCGGCAAGGCAGACGTGATCTACACGCCCGCCTCGAACCTTTTGCAGCCGGCAATCACCGCCGTTGCCGCAGCCGCCCGGCAGGCCCAGATCCCGATCGTCAATTCAGACGACGCCGCAGTTCGCAGCGGTGTCGTCCCGGCAAGCTTCGCAGTCAACTACGAGCAGGTCGGCGAAAATGCCGGCAGGATCGCCGCAAAGATCCTCAAGGGTGGCGACCCCAAGACGATCGCGCCATCGCGTCCCGCCTATGAGGACCATGCTCCGCTGATCAACAAGACGGTCCTGAAGGCTTTCGGCGCCGAAGTGCCGGCATCACTTGCCGATTGCAATTGCTTCACGAAGTGA